GTCTTGGAGGGAAATCTGCTTTGCTTTAGTGGTGAGATTACCTGCATTACCTGAACTGAGAGTGAGAGTACCTAAACCACCGGCACCTATTAATTTAATTTGATCAGCATTTATTTCTAAATTACCAGAATTACCTGCATCGGAAAATTTAGAAAATTGAGCATAGATATTGCTGATAATGCTAGTAGGAGTAATTCCTTGTGAATTGAGAAAAAATTTGGTGGAAGCATCTAATTGATTAAATTGATTATTGACTTCTAAAGGAATTAAGGTAGGGTAAAAATCAGGAAGAAATTTAGGTGCGAGAGAACTAGTAGCAACTCCTGCTCCATCCCGTGTTGTTAATAGTTTGGTATTGATTGTTAATGTTCCTGCTTGCCCAGTTGCCTGGGTACCTGTGGTTATTCCAGCAAAAATATCAAAAAATGATTGCAATGTTTCCAGTCCTTGAAAATAAGTTGCTCTTGGGTTATTACCAATAATTTCAATAGATTCTGAGGCATTAATAATGATATTGCCTCCTTTACCTCGCTTAAAATCATCATTAGTTAGTTGAAAGTTACTAACTTTAGATTTGATAATATATCGGATATCAGCATGAGATGAAGAAGTAATTCCTGTTTGAAATATAGGATTATCCCTATCATCTTGAATTAGAAGTTTATTTGTTGTCAAGTAGATATTCCCAGCATCTCCCAACCCGTCTGTAGAAGATTCTAATACACCACCATTGGTTAGATTAACTTCTTTCGCATTAACAATTAAATCACCGCCACTACCAAGACCATAAGGTCGCGCTCCGAAACGAGCGTTAGCACCATATATATTCAGAACATCTGTTTCAATTATTAAATTTCCACCTTCTCCTAAACCATCTATATTCACTAATATTATACCATGATTATTTGCGTTAATTAATGGAGATTTTAGGTAGATATCACCTCCTGTTGAGGAGTTACCATTACAAAAGTTTACTTGACTACAGAGATTAGTACCACTGTTAACTAATCCTTCTATTGAAATAGAATTACCGCTAATTAGTTTAATATTTCCCCCACTGCTATTTACGCTTTTAGAAGTAATTTCTCCAACTCTAATATCTGTTGCTGTATCTAGTGATATATCTCCTGCTGATCCTGTAGAAGAGGAAGTATTAAGTATGCCATTTGTTGTATTAATTCCTCCATTCATACTATTCAAGGTAATTTTAGAAGCTGTAATGCTGGATGTAGTAATATCTCCAAAAGCATTAAATGTTAAATCTTTACCTATTATTAAATTACCTTCATTCTTAATTAATCCTGGTTGATTTCTCAAAGCATTAGTAAATAATGCCCCTGGTTGGACAGAAAGTAAATTACTATTTTGAGGATTAGTAGCACTAAATAAACCATTTTCACCTAATTTAATACTATCGGCTGTTGTGGCTGTAAATGAACCACGAATATCTAAACTCGCACCATTGCCAAAAAATATCCCATTAGGATTAATTAAAAATAAATTTGCTGTTCCTTCTACTCCTAATGTCCCCAAAATGTTAGAAACATTTCCCCCAGTCACACGAGTTAATATATTTTCAATTCCTGTAGGATTAGCAAAATAAACACTTTTCCCAGCATCAACATTAAATTCTTGAAAACTGTGAAATAAATTTGTACCTCTAGTTGCACCACCATTAATGATGTCTTTAAGTGCGCCATGATTGATAGTAGAACTTTCTGCACCTAATGTATTATCAGGAGTGATCTGTGCAATAGCATTTTTACTTATATTTATTACTAATCCCATGAACAAAGTAGTACATCCTAAGAGATAAGATAATAGGCGTTGTTTAGATTTTACTGGTTTAGATACTTTCACCTGATGCACATATAAGTAAACTTACTGTGTATTGTACATCTTTTAGCAAAAAAAGTCTAGTCCGTCCTTGCGGACAGTTAACAATTATTATTATTTACAATTAGGCAGATTATTTTTGTCAGTTTGTAGAGTTATTTTTTGAGTATCAGCAGTGAGAAGAATTTTACCATCTGAAGTAATAATCCAACCTTGTGCTTGTTGAATTTGTTGATGATAATTAATATTTTTTTGAATTACTTTAACTGGAGATAAATTTGCTTGTGTAATTACATCTGAATTATTTTCCCACTCCACAAAAGCGGGAGAATTGCTAATTAACTCATGGGTATCCGCAGGTAAACCACCTTTACCAGCAATGATAAAAGAACTACCACCAGCTATTCTATCATCTTTTATCGCACAAACATCTTTCTTGAGACTTTCTATATCTACTAAACTTGTTGATAAATTAGTTAAACCAGAAGTAGGATCTACTCCTGGAGTGGTAATTTCGACATTGCCACTCACACCAAATTCAGAAGATGCGGTAATATCACTTAATAAAGTTTCCTGGGGACGATATTGTAAACCAAAGATTTGATTAGTGTTGATATTAATATTGCCACCATTACCTTGATAAGCATTAGCGGTAATATTATTATTTTCATTAGATACAGCTACAATAAATGGGGCATTAATATTAATATTTCCGCCATTTCCCCCGGCTTTATCTGTTCCTGCTGTGGCGGTAATATTGCTATTATGACGCATGAATAATAAATCTTTTATTTGTAGAGTAATTTCTCCCCCTTGACTACTAGCAGTAGCAGCATTAATAAAAGCATTATTATCTAAAATCAGAGTACCAGCTTCTATAGAAATATCCCCACCTTGTCTGCTTCCTAGACTATTTACTCCTATGCCTGCACCGTTTCTAATAATGAATATTTCAGGGTCAATATTAATATTTCCACTCTTACCTGTTGACCCTTTCTCAGTATTAGCAAATAGTCCAGTATTTGTGCCATCCAAAGTGATATGATCTTTCACTTCTAGGTTAATATTACCAGCTTGGGCATTTCCAGCAGTGGTACTTAAAAATTGTGCGCCTTTGGTAGCTGTAAAGGTATTTGCTTTCAGGTTAATACTACCACCTTGACCACTGTTAATAGTAGAAGCTGAGATTTTCACACCATCGGTAATATTAAGATTTTTAGTAATAATTTCAATATTGCCAGCATTACCTGTTCCTCCACTTTCAACGGCTAATTTTCCCTGTCCTGTGATGTTAATATTTTCAGGTGATTTGATAATTAAGTCACCACCTTTACCACTGGCGGTAGTGGAAGCGGAAATGGTAGAGTTGGGGAAGAGGGTAATATCTAAATCAGATTGGTTTTGGTAAGGATTGAGTTGTAATGTACCTGCGGGTGCTTGTCCTTGGGTTTCAGCAAAAATGCCCACAACACCTGCTAAGTTCATTTTTGAGGCATTTAAGGTGATGCTACCACCACCTTCTGTATTGGTGGCGGTTTTAGTGACTGTGGCGGTGATACGGGCGGTATCAGATAGGGTTAAGATAGGAGTATTGATGAAGATATCTCCAGCTTTCCCCGCACCACTGCTTTCAACAGATAAGATAGGAGAAGAATTTTGAACACCAATGCCGAGATTAACAGCTTTATCTGAGTTAATAATAATATTTCCACTATTACCTTCACTAGAAGTAAAAGCGAATATTTTTGATCCATTGATAATATTAATAAAATCAGCATTTAGAGTAACTCCACCTGCTTTACCTCTTCCTGTAGTAGAGGCAGAAATTTCTGTATTTTGAATGTTAAAGTTATGGGTATTAATATTAATATTTCCTGCATCACCTTTATTTTCAGTTTCAACTGTTAATTTTCCTAGTCCATTAATATTAATCGCCTCTGGCGCGGTAATTTGCAATTCTCCACCTTTACCTGTGTCAGAAGTGGATGCAGAAATAATAGAATTATCAGCTAAGGTTATGTTTAAGATGGATTTATTGATATCAGGTTGTAGGGTAATAGTTCCCGCAGCAACTATACCTTGGGTTTTTGCCAGAATACTGCTGGTATTGGCAAGGTTGAGGTGAGAAGTATTAACTATAATATTTCCACCTTGTTCACCAGTAGCTGTATTTGCAGCGGTAGCAGAAATTAGGGATGCTTCTATCAATTTAAGATTATCTGTAGTAATCGTAATATCTCCAGATTTGCCTGAACTACTAGTTTCTACAGTGAGGCTGCTATTGTTAGCAAGATTGACTAACTGGGGCGCATTGATAATAATATTACCTGCATCACCTTCACCAAAGGTAGTAGCAGAAAGGTAAGAGTTATTAAGGATTTCCAGAGATTTGGTAGTAACAGAAATACCTCCGGCATTTCCTTTGGCTGATGATGTTACTTGACTGGCTGCATAAGTGTTATTATCTAGTGTTGCTCTATCATTAGCAGTAATTGTGATCGCCCCTGCATTACCTGTTCCCAAGGTACTAGCATCGAGAAGACCACTATTAGTTAGCTCAAAGATACCAGCATTAATTTCTATGCCTCCAGAATTACCTTCAGAACCGCCAAAAACTTGACTGAAGGCTGAACTTCGAGAACCAAATAATTCAGATTTCCCATCAAAAACGACTTTATTAGTAGCAGTAATTTTAATTTTACCTGCATCTCCTTTTCCCAAGGTAGTAGCACTTATTTGTGCGCCATTTGTTAATGCCACATTTGCACCACTAAGCTCAAATCCCCCTGAATTACCTACTGCGCCCTTTTCTACTTGACTAAAGGCTGAACTAAGAAAAGCATCTTTAGATTCACCATCAAACAGGATTTGATCACGAGCAGTAATTTTAATTTTACCTGCATCTCCTTTTCCAAAGGTACTAGCATCGAGAAGACCACTATTAGTTAGCTCA
The window above is part of the Dolichospermum sp. DET69 genome. Proteins encoded here:
- a CDS encoding filamentous hemagglutinin N-terminal domain-containing protein — protein: MGLVINISKNAIAQITPDNTLGAESSTINHGALKDIINGGATRGTNLFHSFQEFNVDAGKSVYFANPTGIENILTRVTGGNVSNILGTLGVEGTANLFLINPNGIFFGNGASLDIRGSFTATTADSIKLGENGLFSATNPQNSNLLSVQPGALFTNALRNQPGLIKNEGNLIIGKDLTFNAFGDITTSSITASKITLNSMNGGINTTNGILNTSSSTGSAGDISLDTATDIRVGEITSKSVNSSGGNIKLISGNSISIEGLVNSGTNLCSQVNFCNGNSSTGGDIYLKSPLINANNHGIILVNIDGLGEGGNLIIETDVLNIYGANARFGARPYGLGSGGDLIVNAKEVNLTNGGVLESSTDGLGDAGNIYLTTNKLLIQDDRDNPIFQTGITSSSHADIRYIIKSKVSNFQLTNDDFKRGKGGNIIINASESIEIIGNNPRATYFQGLETLQSFFDIFAGITTGTQATGQAGTLTINTKLLTTRDGAGVATSSLAPKFLPDFYPTLIPLEVNNQFNQLDASTKFFLNSQGITPTSIISNIYAQFSKFSDAGNSGNLEINADQIKLIGAGGLGTLTLSSGNAGNLTTKAKQISLQDGSIIAVNTLGTGNAGSLNITTNQLSIKNGSKILAGTIDKGVGGNIKIEAIDSIDVIGTSFDGKSSSSIFALAENNSIGNAGNITLDTPNLTIRDGARIEAQTKGTGTAGNIFINNANFIDISGVNTFGINSGLLSSSESFNSGNGGTIMINQGNPQGVLHLSDGGFLSVLTRSSNNGGEIGINVNNLNIETGGQIISTAAKGSNGKAGNMTVKARDNITLDGTNTGLFANTQIGSTGDSGSIDIDPEILIIKNGAGIGVNSQGSGKGGNISIEAGTLTLDNQAFINAATARSQGGEITLQIKDLLLMRHNSNITATAGTDQAGGNGGNIKINAPFIVAVPSENNDIIANAYLGKGGNINITTNQLFGLQYRPQETLLSDITASSEFGVSGNVEITTPGVDPTSGLTNLSTSLVDIESLKKDVCAIKDDKIAGGSSFIIAGKGGLPADTHELISNSPAFVEWENNSDVITQANLSPVKVIQKNINYHQQIQQAQGWIITADGKILLTADTQKITLQTDKNNLPNCK
- a CDS encoding filamentous hemagglutinin N-terminal domain-containing protein, whose product is MIINKPEQLCKRFINTKLNNINKLRLTYLFTGLLTSSLTWFSLTFFNSAQAQITPDNTLGTESSVITPNQIIKGISSDQINGGATRGVNLFHSFTQFNIGAGQAAYFTNPTGIQNILTRVTGSNASNIFGTLGVLGNANLFLMNPNGIIFGQNAHLDLGGSFLATTAHNILFENGLKFSTTNPQAPPLLTITAPIGLGLGNNPANIANNSFNLQVNPGNTLALVGGNITLDGGTLQTSGGRIELGGLTGEGIVNLNIQTSEGLQKLTSLTFPDHVERADVYLSNQSVVNVLGENNGSIAINARNVNIVGGSKLQAGIATGQGTPENQAGDIKINATDKVVVDGISGKGNPSGAFNLVEAEAIGNSGDIKINAKTLEVTNGGQLNTSTYGTGNAGKISIITTDKVVFDGQSLWGCDNGCISSAFSMVGKNAVGNSGGIEIKAGSVDITNGGQLSANTLARGNAGKIQITANDKVQFNGMSAYGFLSSAFSQVQNGAEGNSGGIEIKAGSVEVTNGGQLSATTLAKGDAGKIQITANDKVLFDGQSLYGNISAVFSQVQKGAIGNSGGIEIKAGSVEVTNGGQLSAATLAQGNAGKIQITVRDQVLIDGESPSASLSFLTSQVLDGAVGNSGGIEINAENVKVSNGAQLTANTLGTGNAGKIKITARDQILFDGESKYAFLSSAFSQVEKGAVGNSGGFELSGANVALTNGAQISATTLGKGDAGKIKITATNKVVFDGKSKLFGSRSSAFSQVFGGAEGNSGGIEINAGIFELTNSGLLDASTFGKGDAGKIKITARDQILFDGESKDAFLSSAFSQVEKGAVGNSGGFELSGANVALTNGAQISATTLGKGDAGKIKITATNKVVFDGKSELFGSRSSAFSQVFGGSEGNSGGIEINAGIFELTNSGLLDASTLGTGNAGAITITANDRATLDNNTYAASQVTSSAKGNAGGISVTTKSLEILNNSYLSATTFGEGDAGNIIINAPQLVNLANNSSLTVETSSSGKSGDITITTDNLKLIEASLISATAANTATGEQGGNIIVNTSHLNLANTSSILAKTQGIVAAGTITLQPDINKSILNITLADNSIISASTSDTGKGGELQITAPEAININGLGKLTVETENKGDAGNININTHNFNIQNTEISASTTGRGKAGGVTLNADFINIINGSKIFAFTSSEGNSGNIIINSDKAVNLGIGVQNSSPILSVESSGAGKAGDIFINTPILTLSDTARITATVTKTATNTEGGGSITLNASKMNLAGVVGIFAETQGQAPAGTLQLNPYQNQSDLDITLFPNSTISASTTASGKGGDLIIKSPENINITGQGKLAVESGGTGNAGNIEIITKNLNITDGVKISASTINSGQGGSINLKANTFTATKGAQFLSTTAGNAQAGNINLEVKDHITLDGTNTGLFANTEKGSTGKSGNINIDPEIFIIRNGAGIGVNSLGSRQGGDISIEAGTLILDNNAFINAATASSQGGEITLQIKDLLFMRHNSNITATAGTDKAGGNGGNININAPFIVAVSNENNNITANAYQGNGGNININTNQIFGLQYRPQETLLSDITASSEFGVSGNVEITTPGVDPTSGLTNLSTSLVDIESLKKDVCAIKDDRIAGGSSFIIAGKGGLPADTHELISNSPAFVEWENNSDVITQANLSPVKVIQKNINYHQQIQQAQGWIITSDGKILLTADTQKITLQTDKNNLPNCK